The sequence below is a genomic window from Opitutia bacterium.
CGTCGTCTTGCCGGAGCCCGATGGACCGAGCAACGCGGTCAAACGTCCCGTGGGCACTTTCAGGCTGACGTCGTCGAGGGCGGCGTAGGCGCCGAACGTCTTGCGGATGCGGTGGACTTCAACGCTCATTCGGAAACGGGATTTGCGTGCTCGGCGCGCCACTCGATCACGCTCTTCAACACGAGCGTGAGCAGAGCGAGGATGGCCAGCAGGGATGCCACGGCGAATGCCGCGACGAAGTTGTATTCGTTGTAGAGAATTTCGACGTGCAGCGGCATCGTGTTCGTCTCGCCGCGGATGTGGCCGGAGACCACGGAAACCGCGCCGAATTCGCCCATCGCACGGGCGTTGCAGAGGATCACGCCGTAGAAGAGGCCCCACTTGATGTTCGGCAGCGTCACGCGCCAGAATGTCTGCCAGCCGCTCGCGCCGAGCGTCAACGCCGCCAGTTCCTCGTCGTTGCCCTGCGCCTGCATCAACGGAATGAGCTCACGCGCAACGAAGGGGAACGTCACGAAAGTCGTCGCCAGCACGATGCCCGGCACGGCGAAGATGATCTTGATGTCGTGGTCCTGCAGCCACGGTCCGAACCAGCCCTGCGCGCCAAACATCAGCACGTATATCAGGCCGGAAATGACCGGCGACACTGCGAACGGCAGGTCAATGAGCGTGATGAGCAGGCTCTTGCCGCGGAACTGGAATTTCGCGATCGCCCACGCCGCCGCGACGCCGAAGACCAGATTGCACGGCACCGCGATCGCCGCCGTCGTGAGCGTGAGGCGGATCGCCGCGCGCGCATCGGCATCCTGAAACGATGCGAGATAAGCGCCCACGCCCTTGCGCAGCGCCTCGGTGAAGACGGCCGCCAGCGGCACGACGAGGAAGAGTCCGAGGAACAGGAACGCCGTTCCGAGCAGCGTCCATTTCAGCCAACGCGGCTCGTGTTGGCTGCGTCCGGCCGATGCGGCCTGACGCGAGACGGAGAGTGTGGTCGCGCCAGCCATTACTCCTGGTTCCTCCAATTGCTCCACTTCTGGAGCGTATTGATCAAGAGCAGCAGGGCGAACGATGCCACGAGCATCACGACAGCGAGCGCCGTCGCGCCGCGATAGTCGTATTGCTCGAGCTTCGTGACGATGAGCAGCGGCGTGATTTCCGTGCGGCCGGGCATGTTGCCCGAGATGAAGACGACCGAGCCGTATTCGCCGAGCGCGCGGGCAAACGCCAAGGCGAAACCCGTGAGCAACGCCGGCAATAGCTGGGGGAAAACCACGCGCCGCAGCGTCTGCAGTCGCGTGGCGCCGAGACTCGCCGACGCCTCCTCGAGCTCCGGCTCGAGATTCTCGATGACCGGTTGCAGCGTGCGCACGACGAACGGCAAGCCGACGAACGTCAGGGCGATGAGCACGCCCAGTTCGGTGAAGGCGACTTTGATTCCGTAAGGCTTGAGCAGACTGCCGATCCAACCGTTCGGCGCGTAGACGGCCGCGAGCGCGATGCCGGCCACGGCGGTCGGGAGCGCGAAGGGCAAGTCGACGAGCGCGTCGACGATGCGTTTGCCCGGAAAGGAATAGCGCGCCAGCACCCACGCCACGATGAGACCGAACACAGCGTTGATGCCACCGGCGATCAGCGAGCCACCGAAGCTCAGGCGATACGACGCCATCACGCGCGGCGCTGTGATCGTCTGCCAGAAATCCGCCCACTCCATGCCAGCCGTCCGCAGGAACGCCGCCGAGAGCGGCACGAGCACGATCAGGCTCAGATAGACGAGCGTGAACCCGAGCGACAGCCCGAAGCCCGGCAGCACGCGACGGGACGGCGGAGCGATGACCGCGGTTGGCGCCGAAGCACTCATCGCGAGGACCACGCTCCTTCCTTCCGCGCGGCCACGGCGCAAACTCCCTGCGCGAGCAGCCGCAACACGTCGTCTTCGGAAAGGCCGAGTCGTGTCGCGATCTCCCGTTGCTTCATTCCAAAGACGAAACGTAACGTCACGACGCGGCGTGCGGCATCGGGCAACGCCTGCACCGCAGCGCGCGTCTCCAACGGCCCCGTGCGCGGCATCGCCCCGCGCGGAGCTTGAAACGGCAATGGCAATGTCACGCCGGCGTCCACGCGTTTAGAGGTGTTGTCCGTAAGC
It includes:
- the cysW gene encoding sulfate ABC transporter permease subunit CysW encodes the protein MAGATTLSVSRQAASAGRSQHEPRWLKWTLLGTAFLFLGLFLVVPLAAVFTEALRKGVGAYLASFQDADARAAIRLTLTTAAIAVPCNLVFGVAAAWAIAKFQFRGKSLLITLIDLPFAVSPVISGLIYVLMFGAQGWFGPWLQDHDIKIIFAVPGIVLATTFVTFPFVARELIPLMQAQGNDEELAALTLGASGWQTFWRVTLPNIKWGLFYGVILCNARAMGEFGAVSVVSGHIRGETNTMPLHVEILYNEYNFVAAFAVASLLAILALLTLVLKSVIEWRAEHANPVSE
- the cysT gene encoding sulfate ABC transporter permease subunit CysT, with the protein product MSASAPTAVIAPPSRRVLPGFGLSLGFTLVYLSLIVLVPLSAAFLRTAGMEWADFWQTITAPRVMASYRLSFGGSLIAGGINAVFGLIVAWVLARYSFPGKRIVDALVDLPFALPTAVAGIALAAVYAPNGWIGSLLKPYGIKVAFTELGVLIALTFVGLPFVVRTLQPVIENLEPELEEASASLGATRLQTLRRVVFPQLLPALLTGFALAFARALGEYGSVVFISGNMPGRTEITPLLIVTKLEQYDYRGATALAVVMLVASFALLLLINTLQKWSNWRNQE